Proteins from a genomic interval of Salmo salar chromosome ssa14, Ssal_v3.1, whole genome shotgun sequence:
- the LOC106568938 gene encoding solute carrier family 25 member 36-A, whose translation MSQRDTLVHLFAGGCGGTVGAILTCPLEVVKTRLQSSHVTFYISEVQLSTVNGASVARMAPPGPLHCLKLILEKEGPRSLFRGLGPNLVGVAPSRAIYFAAYSTAKEKLNGVFEPDSTQVHMVSAGLAGFTAITATNPIWLIKTRLQLDARNRGERRMNAFECMRRVYQTEGWRGFYRGMSASYAGISETVIHFVIYESIKRKLMESKAQASMDQDEDESVKDASDFVGMMLAAATSKTCATSIAYPHEVIRTRLREEGSKYRSFFQTLLTVPKEEGYRALYRGLTTHLVRQIPNTAIMMSTYEMVVYLLQR comes from the exons ATGAGTCAAAGGGATACCTTGGTTCATTTGTTTGCCGGAGG GTGTGGGGGCACAGTGGGTGCTATTCTGACTTGTCCGCTGGAAGTAGTGAAGACCAGACTCCAGTCCTCTCATGTCACCTTTTACATCTCTGAGGTGCAGCTCAGCACCGTCAACGGGGCCAGTGTGGCCCGCATGGCCCCCCCGGGACCCTTGCACTGCCTCAA gtTGATACTGGAGAAGGAGGGACCCCGTTCGCTTTTCAGAGGGCTGGGTCCCAACCTGGTGGGTGTGGCTCCTTCCAG AGCCATCTACTTTGCAGCTTACTCCACTGCCAAGGAGAAGCTGAACGGTGTGTTTGAGCCTGACTCCACGCAAGTCCACATGGTGTCTGCAGGCCTAGCAG GGTTCACTGCTATCACTGCAACCAATCCCATCTGGCTGATAAAGACCCGGTTGCAACTGGATGCCAG GAACCGTGGCGAGCGGCGCATGAATGCGTTCGAGTGCATGCGGCGGGTCTACCAGACGGAGGGCTGGCGGGGCTTCTACCGCGGTATGTCTGCCTCGTACGCCGGCATCTCCGAGACTGTCATCCACTTTGTCATCTACGAGAGCATCAAGCGCAAGCTGATGGAGTCCAAGGCCCAGGCCAGCATGGATCAGGACGAGGATGAGTCGGTGAAAGACGCCTCAGACTTTGTGGGTATGATGCTGGCAGCCGCCACGTCCAAGACCTGCGCCACCTCCATCGCCTACCCCCACG AGGTGATCCGCACCCGGCTACGAGAGGAGGGCAGCAAGTACCGCTCCTTCTTCCAGACATTGCTGACAGTACCTAAGGAGGAGGGCTACCGCGCCCTGTACCGCGGTCTCACCACCCATCTGGTCCGCCAAATCCCCAACACCGCTATAATGATGTCCACCTACGAGATGGTGGTCTACCTGCTCCAACgctag